One Lycium barbarum isolate Lr01 chromosome 5, ASM1917538v2, whole genome shotgun sequence genomic window carries:
- the LOC132642006 gene encoding F-box protein At5g03100-like isoform X1 has translation MGTTRIDMLPDCVTHIVLSHLGFKEAARMSILSKTWLRAWLTHPNLEFRIYDFKCIKTIDEILERYREQNIPIEKLSFYVTGEVFPLIDKWFRIALQNGVKYLEFGYTDYGCHFQHILLYPLPVFTILAAKSLRKLVLKDCDLMQLPLLSSGVANYCDSLRELSLIGVRLDDNMLQTLLTTCPMIVSFTIKHCIGLEKVELRNLQKIKMVSVYIDKKQPVEIQAPTLEHLFCCGLAEKSLKLDIVACLNLKSLKLSCVKISDRFLEKVTCECQFLESLMLDNVVSKGSKKLKVCGSQSLKKLEIRGCDAIAVIDEAPNLESLEYVGCHIPVLKTGKTFGPLKHSRMELYRHSNLNALWFCKLRKFLFNSNSLFQITLHFPKCIKIDMGHWDPYRGLFTIPQVDVLNVHLAWSMKCPVFMDALLWSCHPRRLNLFSTIRMITCFNNHLMRTKSSSLSSSRGSKPWQCQLVDVRVHREDLSGQPVEHNKRKRICFSLDWRLDHSLVLPGDSTYSRLYK, from the coding sequence ATGGGGACAACAAGAATTGACATGTTGCCTGATTGTGTCACTCATATTGTTCTGTCTCACCTTGGCTTTAAAGAAGCAGCCCGGATGAGTATTCTCTCCAAAACATGGTTACGTGCCTGGTTAACACATCCAAATTTAGAATTCAGAATTTATGATTTCAAATGTATAAAAACAATAGACGAAATCTTGGAAAGATATAGGGAACAAAATATCCCTATAGAAAAGCTTAGTTTCTATGTTACTGGTGAAGTTTTTCCCCTGATTGATAAGTGGTTTCGAATTGCTCTTCAAAATGGTGTTAAGTATCTTGAATTTGGATATACTGATTATGGTTGTCATTTCCAACATATATTATTGTACCCCTTGCCTGTTTTCACTATCTTGGCAGCAAAATCTTTAAGAAAATTGGTTCTCAAGGACTGTGATCTCATGCAACTTCCGTTATTATCTAGTGGTGTGGCCAATTATTGTGATTCTTTGAGAGAGCTTTCTTTAATAGGTGTTCGTTTAGACGACAACATGCTTCAGACTCTGTTAACTACTTGTCCTATGATTGTCAGTTTCACCATTAAGCATTGTATTGGGTTGGAAAAGGTTGAGTTGCGGAATCTCCAGAAGATAAAGATGGTTTCTGTTTATATCGATAAAAAACAGCCTGTTGAAATTCAAGCACCAACTCTTGAACACTTGTTTTGTTGTGGTCTTGCGGAAAAGAGCCTTAAGTTGGATATTGTTGCATGTCTTAATCTGAAATCTTTAAAGCTATCATGTGTGAAGATATCTGATCGATTTCTCGAGAAAGTTACTTGTGAATGTCAATTCCTTGAGAGTTTGATGTTAGATAACGTCGTTAGTAAAGGGAGTAAAAAGCTTAAAGTTTGCGGGAGTCAATCTCTTAAGAAATTGGAGATTCGTGGTTGTGATGCCATAGCGGTGATTGATGAAGCTCCAAATTTGGAATCACTCGAGTATGTTGGATGCCATATTCCTGTGCTTAAAACTGGGAAAACATTTGGCCCATTGAAGCACTCGCGTATGGAATTATATCGCCACAGCAATTTAAATGCTCTATGGTTCTGTAAATTGAGGAAATTTCTGTTTAACTCGAACTCTTTGTTTCAAATTACCCTTCACTTCCCCAAATGCATTAAAATCGACATGGGACATTGGGATCCTTATCGTGGATTATTTACTATCCCCCAAGTGGACGTGTTAAATGTGCATTTAGCTTGGTCAATGAAGTGTCCAGTTTTTATGGATGCTTTATTATGGAGCTGTCATCCTAGGAGACTCAACTTATTCTCGACTATACGAATGATTACATGTTTCAACAATCATTTAATGCGTACGAAGAGTTCAAGTCTTTCTAGTTCTCGTGGAAGCAAGCCTTGGCAATGTCAATTAGTAGATGTGCGAGTCCATAGAGAAGACTTGAGCGGGCAGCCTGTGGAACATAACAAGAGGAAGAGAATTTGTTTTTCATTAGATTGGAG
- the LOC132642006 gene encoding F-box protein At5g03100-like isoform X4 — protein MGTTRIDMLPDCVTHIVLSHLGFKEAARMSILSKTWLRAWLTHPNLEFRIYDFKCIKTIDEILERYREQNIPIEKLSFYVTGEVFPLIDKWFRIALQNGVKYLEFGYTDYGCHFQHILLYPLPVFTILAAKSLRKLVLKDCDLMQLPLLSSGVANYCDSLRELSLIGVRLDDNMLQTLLTTCPMIVSFTIKHCIGLEKVELRNLQKIKMVSVYIDKKQPVEIQAPTLEHLFCCGLAEKSLKLDIVACLNLKSLKLSCVKISDRFLEKVTCECQFLESLMLDNVVSKGSKKLKVCGSQSLKKLEIRGCDAIAVIDEAPNLESLEYVGCHIPVLKTGKTFGPLKHSRMELYRHSNLNALWFCKLRKFLFNSNSLFQITLHFPKCIKIDMGHWDPYRGLFTIPQVDVLNVHLAWSMKCPVFMDALLWSCHPRRLNLFSTIRMITCFNNHLMRTKSSSLSSSRGSKPWQCQLVDVRVHREDLSGQPVEHNKRKRICFSLDWS, from the coding sequence ATGGGGACAACAAGAATTGACATGTTGCCTGATTGTGTCACTCATATTGTTCTGTCTCACCTTGGCTTTAAAGAAGCAGCCCGGATGAGTATTCTCTCCAAAACATGGTTACGTGCCTGGTTAACACATCCAAATTTAGAATTCAGAATTTATGATTTCAAATGTATAAAAACAATAGACGAAATCTTGGAAAGATATAGGGAACAAAATATCCCTATAGAAAAGCTTAGTTTCTATGTTACTGGTGAAGTTTTTCCCCTGATTGATAAGTGGTTTCGAATTGCTCTTCAAAATGGTGTTAAGTATCTTGAATTTGGATATACTGATTATGGTTGTCATTTCCAACATATATTATTGTACCCCTTGCCTGTTTTCACTATCTTGGCAGCAAAATCTTTAAGAAAATTGGTTCTCAAGGACTGTGATCTCATGCAACTTCCGTTATTATCTAGTGGTGTGGCCAATTATTGTGATTCTTTGAGAGAGCTTTCTTTAATAGGTGTTCGTTTAGACGACAACATGCTTCAGACTCTGTTAACTACTTGTCCTATGATTGTCAGTTTCACCATTAAGCATTGTATTGGGTTGGAAAAGGTTGAGTTGCGGAATCTCCAGAAGATAAAGATGGTTTCTGTTTATATCGATAAAAAACAGCCTGTTGAAATTCAAGCACCAACTCTTGAACACTTGTTTTGTTGTGGTCTTGCGGAAAAGAGCCTTAAGTTGGATATTGTTGCATGTCTTAATCTGAAATCTTTAAAGCTATCATGTGTGAAGATATCTGATCGATTTCTCGAGAAAGTTACTTGTGAATGTCAATTCCTTGAGAGTTTGATGTTAGATAACGTCGTTAGTAAAGGGAGTAAAAAGCTTAAAGTTTGCGGGAGTCAATCTCTTAAGAAATTGGAGATTCGTGGTTGTGATGCCATAGCGGTGATTGATGAAGCTCCAAATTTGGAATCACTCGAGTATGTTGGATGCCATATTCCTGTGCTTAAAACTGGGAAAACATTTGGCCCATTGAAGCACTCGCGTATGGAATTATATCGCCACAGCAATTTAAATGCTCTATGGTTCTGTAAATTGAGGAAATTTCTGTTTAACTCGAACTCTTTGTTTCAAATTACCCTTCACTTCCCCAAATGCATTAAAATCGACATGGGACATTGGGATCCTTATCGTGGATTATTTACTATCCCCCAAGTGGACGTGTTAAATGTGCATTTAGCTTGGTCAATGAAGTGTCCAGTTTTTATGGATGCTTTATTATGGAGCTGTCATCCTAGGAGACTCAACTTATTCTCGACTATACGAATGATTACATGTTTCAACAATCATTTAATGCGTACGAAGAGTTCAAGTCTTTCTAGTTCTCGTGGAAGCAAGCCTTGGCAATGTCAATTAGTAGATGTGCGAGTCCATAGAGAAGACTTGAGCGGGCAGCCTGTGGAACATAACAAGAGGAAGAGAATTTGTTTTTCATTAGATTGGAG
- the LOC132642006 gene encoding F-box protein At5g03100-like isoform X2 produces MGTTRIDMLPDCVTHIVLSHLGFKEAARMSILSKTWLRAWLTHPNLEFRIYDFKCIKTIDEILERYREQNIPIEKLSFYVTGEVFPLIDKWFRIALQNGVKYLEFGYTDYGCHFQHILLYPLPVFTILAAKSLRKLVLKDCDLMQLPLLSSGVANYCDSLRELSLIGVRLDDNMLQTLLTTCPMIVSFTIKHCIGLEKVELRNLQKIKMVSVYIDKKQPVEIQAPTLEHLFCCGLAEKSLKLDIVACLNLKSLKLSCVKISDRFLEKVTCECQFLESLMLDNVVSKGSKKLKVCGSQSLKKLEIRGCDAIAVIDEAPNLESLEYVGCHIPVLKTGKTFGPLKHSRMELYRHSNLNALWFCKLRKFLFNSNSLFQITLHFPKCIKIDMGHWDPYRGLFTIPQVDVLNVHLAWSMKCPVFMDALLWSCHPRRLNLFSTIRMITCFNNHLMRTKSSSLSSSRGSKPWQCQLVDVRVHREDLSGQPVEHNKRKRICFSLDWSKGWYGSQ; encoded by the coding sequence ATGGGGACAACAAGAATTGACATGTTGCCTGATTGTGTCACTCATATTGTTCTGTCTCACCTTGGCTTTAAAGAAGCAGCCCGGATGAGTATTCTCTCCAAAACATGGTTACGTGCCTGGTTAACACATCCAAATTTAGAATTCAGAATTTATGATTTCAAATGTATAAAAACAATAGACGAAATCTTGGAAAGATATAGGGAACAAAATATCCCTATAGAAAAGCTTAGTTTCTATGTTACTGGTGAAGTTTTTCCCCTGATTGATAAGTGGTTTCGAATTGCTCTTCAAAATGGTGTTAAGTATCTTGAATTTGGATATACTGATTATGGTTGTCATTTCCAACATATATTATTGTACCCCTTGCCTGTTTTCACTATCTTGGCAGCAAAATCTTTAAGAAAATTGGTTCTCAAGGACTGTGATCTCATGCAACTTCCGTTATTATCTAGTGGTGTGGCCAATTATTGTGATTCTTTGAGAGAGCTTTCTTTAATAGGTGTTCGTTTAGACGACAACATGCTTCAGACTCTGTTAACTACTTGTCCTATGATTGTCAGTTTCACCATTAAGCATTGTATTGGGTTGGAAAAGGTTGAGTTGCGGAATCTCCAGAAGATAAAGATGGTTTCTGTTTATATCGATAAAAAACAGCCTGTTGAAATTCAAGCACCAACTCTTGAACACTTGTTTTGTTGTGGTCTTGCGGAAAAGAGCCTTAAGTTGGATATTGTTGCATGTCTTAATCTGAAATCTTTAAAGCTATCATGTGTGAAGATATCTGATCGATTTCTCGAGAAAGTTACTTGTGAATGTCAATTCCTTGAGAGTTTGATGTTAGATAACGTCGTTAGTAAAGGGAGTAAAAAGCTTAAAGTTTGCGGGAGTCAATCTCTTAAGAAATTGGAGATTCGTGGTTGTGATGCCATAGCGGTGATTGATGAAGCTCCAAATTTGGAATCACTCGAGTATGTTGGATGCCATATTCCTGTGCTTAAAACTGGGAAAACATTTGGCCCATTGAAGCACTCGCGTATGGAATTATATCGCCACAGCAATTTAAATGCTCTATGGTTCTGTAAATTGAGGAAATTTCTGTTTAACTCGAACTCTTTGTTTCAAATTACCCTTCACTTCCCCAAATGCATTAAAATCGACATGGGACATTGGGATCCTTATCGTGGATTATTTACTATCCCCCAAGTGGACGTGTTAAATGTGCATTTAGCTTGGTCAATGAAGTGTCCAGTTTTTATGGATGCTTTATTATGGAGCTGTCATCCTAGGAGACTCAACTTATTCTCGACTATACGAATGATTACATGTTTCAACAATCATTTAATGCGTACGAAGAGTTCAAGTCTTTCTAGTTCTCGTGGAAGCAAGCCTTGGCAATGTCAATTAGTAGATGTGCGAGTCCATAGAGAAGACTTGAGCGGGCAGCCTGTGGAACATAACAAGAGGAAGAGAATTTGTTTTTCATTAGATTGGAG
- the LOC132642006 gene encoding F-box protein At5g03100-like isoform X3: MGTTRIDMLPDCVTHIVLSHLGFKEAARMSILSKTWLRAWLTHPNLEFRIYDFKCIKTIDEILERYREQNIPIEKLSFYVTGEVFPLIDKWFRIALQNGVKYLEFGYTDYGCHFQHILLYPLPVFTILAAKSLRKLVLKDCDLMQLPLLSSGVANYCDSLRELSLIGVRLDDNMLQTLLTTCPMIVSFTIKHCIGLEKVELRNLQKIKMVSVYIDKKQPVEIQAPTLEHLFCCGLAEKSLKLDIVACLNLKSLKLSCVKISDRFLEKVTCECQFLESLMLDNVVSKGSKKLKVCGSQSLKKLEIRGCDAIAVIDEAPNLESLEYVGCHIPVLKTGKTFGPLKHSRMELYRHSNLNALWFCKLRKFLFNSNSLFQITLHFPKCIKIDMGHWDPYRGLFTIPQVDVLNVHLAWSMKCPVFMDALLWSCHPRRLNLFSTIRMITCFNNHLMRTKSSSLSSSRGSKPWQCQLVDVRVHREDLSGQPVEHNKRKRICFSLDWRASQF, translated from the coding sequence ATGGGGACAACAAGAATTGACATGTTGCCTGATTGTGTCACTCATATTGTTCTGTCTCACCTTGGCTTTAAAGAAGCAGCCCGGATGAGTATTCTCTCCAAAACATGGTTACGTGCCTGGTTAACACATCCAAATTTAGAATTCAGAATTTATGATTTCAAATGTATAAAAACAATAGACGAAATCTTGGAAAGATATAGGGAACAAAATATCCCTATAGAAAAGCTTAGTTTCTATGTTACTGGTGAAGTTTTTCCCCTGATTGATAAGTGGTTTCGAATTGCTCTTCAAAATGGTGTTAAGTATCTTGAATTTGGATATACTGATTATGGTTGTCATTTCCAACATATATTATTGTACCCCTTGCCTGTTTTCACTATCTTGGCAGCAAAATCTTTAAGAAAATTGGTTCTCAAGGACTGTGATCTCATGCAACTTCCGTTATTATCTAGTGGTGTGGCCAATTATTGTGATTCTTTGAGAGAGCTTTCTTTAATAGGTGTTCGTTTAGACGACAACATGCTTCAGACTCTGTTAACTACTTGTCCTATGATTGTCAGTTTCACCATTAAGCATTGTATTGGGTTGGAAAAGGTTGAGTTGCGGAATCTCCAGAAGATAAAGATGGTTTCTGTTTATATCGATAAAAAACAGCCTGTTGAAATTCAAGCACCAACTCTTGAACACTTGTTTTGTTGTGGTCTTGCGGAAAAGAGCCTTAAGTTGGATATTGTTGCATGTCTTAATCTGAAATCTTTAAAGCTATCATGTGTGAAGATATCTGATCGATTTCTCGAGAAAGTTACTTGTGAATGTCAATTCCTTGAGAGTTTGATGTTAGATAACGTCGTTAGTAAAGGGAGTAAAAAGCTTAAAGTTTGCGGGAGTCAATCTCTTAAGAAATTGGAGATTCGTGGTTGTGATGCCATAGCGGTGATTGATGAAGCTCCAAATTTGGAATCACTCGAGTATGTTGGATGCCATATTCCTGTGCTTAAAACTGGGAAAACATTTGGCCCATTGAAGCACTCGCGTATGGAATTATATCGCCACAGCAATTTAAATGCTCTATGGTTCTGTAAATTGAGGAAATTTCTGTTTAACTCGAACTCTTTGTTTCAAATTACCCTTCACTTCCCCAAATGCATTAAAATCGACATGGGACATTGGGATCCTTATCGTGGATTATTTACTATCCCCCAAGTGGACGTGTTAAATGTGCATTTAGCTTGGTCAATGAAGTGTCCAGTTTTTATGGATGCTTTATTATGGAGCTGTCATCCTAGGAGACTCAACTTATTCTCGACTATACGAATGATTACATGTTTCAACAATCATTTAATGCGTACGAAGAGTTCAAGTCTTTCTAGTTCTCGTGGAAGCAAGCCTTGGCAATGTCAATTAGTAGATGTGCGAGTCCATAGAGAAGACTTGAGCGGGCAGCCTGTGGAACATAACAAGAGGAAGAGAATTTGTTTTTCATTAGATTGGAG